A region from the Candidatus Buchananbacteria bacterium genome encodes:
- a CDS encoding valine--tRNA ligase gives MNMSKTEIPKAYEPKTVEDSIYQMWEESGFFNPDNLPKGHKQPFTIAMPPPNATGTLHVGHAVMLAIQDIVIRHQRMKGRKALWLPGTDHAAIATNAKVEKILQDREGKTRFDIGREAFISRVEQFIAESQATIINQVKKMGSSCDWSRLRYTFDEGLSHAVSSAFVEMYNDGLIYRGERIVNWCPHCGSTLADDEVEYKEEMTPFYYFKYGPVVIGTARPETKFGDKVIVVHPDDPRYQDLINKELEVDWILGKIKARVIADSAAEMEMGSGAMTITPGHSFVDFELAQKYGIAIEKIIDESGRLTQAAGELAGLSVKEARRKVVELLQTKNLVDHIDENYVHNLSVCYRCGTPVEPLVSKQWFVDVNKPIKKFGGKTIKERSLEVVRGGEVKIIPERFEKTYYHWMENLRDWCISRQIWFGHRIPVWYRGENQAEIYVGSTPPKGEGWQQDPDTLDTWFSSGLWTFSTLGWPDKTADLKTFHPTSLMETGYDILFFWIARMIIMTTYLIEEIPFETVYLHGLVRDEQGRKMSKSLDNIIDPLDTISKYGADATRLSLVIGMTPGNDTNMSEAKIAGYRNFVNKLWNISRYILMNVKTVRLVESAPKPKTLADEWILAELNELIVSATDNLEKYNLSIVGEKIYEFTWSKLADWYVEIAKIEGDKDELLLYILQTVLKLWHPYTPFVTEEIWKKISPNELLLVQPWPEASGKISKASVAKFGLVKNVITGIRNVRAEAKIAPSQLLDAVVVAPKNSKLFKEQEAVIKTLARLKTLELKTAAAKPSQALAVILPQVEIYLPVSGMIDVAKEVKRLTEEMTRLTDFVQHLEQKLSNERFLERAPKEIIAAEKEKLESNKLKLASINQQLKTLT, from the coding sequence ATGAATATGTCAAAAACTGAGATTCCTAAAGCCTACGAACCAAAAACAGTTGAAGACTCTATCTACCAAATGTGGGAAGAGTCTGGTTTTTTTAACCCTGATAATTTACCCAAGGGGCATAAGCAGCCGTTTACCATCGCTATGCCGCCACCAAATGCAACCGGCACGCTGCATGTCGGCCATGCGGTAATGTTGGCAATTCAGGATATTGTTATTCGTCATCAGCGCATGAAAGGCCGCAAGGCACTTTGGTTGCCGGGTACCGATCATGCGGCAATTGCCACCAACGCTAAGGTTGAAAAGATTTTACAGGATCGGGAAGGGAAAACGCGATTTGATATTGGTCGCGAGGCGTTTATTAGTCGGGTGGAGCAGTTTATTGCCGAATCGCAGGCTACCATTATTAATCAGGTTAAGAAAATGGGTTCAAGTTGTGATTGGTCGCGGTTGCGTTATACGTTTGATGAGGGCTTGAGCCATGCGGTGTCATCGGCATTTGTGGAAATGTATAATGATGGCTTGATTTATCGCGGGGAGCGAATTGTTAACTGGTGTCCTCATTGTGGTTCAACCTTGGCTGATGATGAGGTTGAATATAAAGAAGAAATGACACCGTTTTATTATTTTAAATATGGTCCGGTGGTGATTGGTACCGCCCGGCCGGAGACGAAATTCGGTGATAAGGTCATTGTGGTTCATCCCGATGATCCTCGGTATCAAGATTTGATTAATAAAGAGCTGGAAGTCGACTGGATTTTAGGCAAGATTAAAGCCCGGGTGATTGCGGACTCGGCTGCGGAAATGGAAATGGGCTCTGGTGCGATGACGATTACGCCTGGTCACAGTTTTGTTGATTTTGAGCTGGCTCAAAAATACGGCATTGCCATTGAAAAGATTATTGATGAGTCTGGTCGCTTAACACAGGCGGCGGGGGAGTTAGCCGGATTGTCAGTTAAGGAGGCGCGCCGAAAAGTTGTCGAGTTATTACAAACTAAAAATCTGGTTGATCATATCGACGAAAACTACGTTCATAATCTGTCGGTTTGTTACCGTTGCGGTACACCCGTTGAGCCATTGGTTTCCAAACAATGGTTTGTTGATGTTAATAAACCGATTAAAAAATTTGGCGGTAAGACAATCAAAGAGCGGTCGCTGGAAGTAGTGCGCGGCGGCGAAGTTAAAATTATTCCTGAACGCTTTGAAAAAACTTATTATCACTGGATGGAAAATCTACGCGATTGGTGCATTTCGCGCCAGATTTGGTTTGGCCACCGGATTCCGGTTTGGTACCGCGGCGAAAATCAAGCTGAGATTTATGTTGGCAGTACGCCACCAAAAGGTGAAGGTTGGCAACAGGATCCCGATACCCTTGATACTTGGTTTTCTTCGGGACTATGGACATTTTCAACACTGGGTTGGCCAGATAAAACGGCCGACCTAAAAACTTTTCATCCGACATCGTTGATGGAAACCGGATATGACATTTTATTTTTCTGGATTGCTCGAATGATTATTATGACGACGTATTTGATTGAAGAAATTCCGTTTGAAACAGTATATTTGCATGGCTTGGTGCGCGATGAACAGGGTAGAAAAATGAGCAAGTCGCTTGATAACATTATTGATCCGCTGGACACCATCAGTAAATATGGCGCGGACGCGACGCGTCTGAGTTTGGTGATTGGCATGACGCCCGGAAACGACACTAATATGTCAGAGGCAAAAATTGCCGGGTACCGAAATTTTGTTAATAAACTTTGGAATATTTCGCGCTATATTTTAATGAACGTTAAGACAGTACGGTTGGTGGAATCTGCGCCAAAACCAAAAACGTTAGCTGATGAATGGATTTTGGCGGAACTTAACGAGTTAATTGTCAGCGCCACTGATAATTTGGAAAAGTATAACCTGTCGATTGTTGGCGAAAAAATTTATGAATTTACCTGGTCGAAGCTGGCCGATTGGTATGTTGAGATTGCCAAAATTGAAGGTGATAAAGACGAGCTGTTATTGTATATTTTACAAACCGTTTTGAAGTTATGGCATCCATACACGCCGTTTGTAACTGAGGAAATTTGGAAAAAAATTTCGCCAAATGAATTATTGTTAGTTCAACCTTGGCCGGAAGCTTCCGGCAAAATAAGTAAAGCGTCAGTTGCCAAGTTTGGCCTAGTTAAAAATGTGATTACCGGCATCAGAAATGTTCGGGCTGAGGCTAAAATTGCACCCTCACAACTGCTGGATGCTGTGGTAGTTGCTCCGAAGAATTCAAAATTATTCAAAGAGCAGGAAGCGGTAATTAAAACGTTAGCGCGGCTTAAGACGCTTGAACTAAAAACAGCCGCTGCTAAACCATCCCAGGCGTTAGCAGTGATTCTACCCCAAGTTGAGATTTATTTGCCGGTTTCTGGTATGATTGATGTAGCTAAGGAAGTTAAGCGCTTAACGGAAGAGATGACCCGGCTGACTGATTTTGTCCAGCATCTTGAGCAAAAATTAAGCAATGAGCGTTTCTTGGAGCGAGCACCCAAAGAAATTATTGCCGCAGAAAAAGAAAAGCTCGAAAGCAACAAGCTGAAATTAGCTAGTATTAATCAGCAACTTAAAACACTTACTTAA